The Victivallaceae bacterium genome contains a region encoding:
- a CDS encoding pseudouridine synthase, producing the protein MTKIRLNKFLSSAGVASRRGCDKLIFDGKIMVNGVVAEGPFIAVDPQKDVVMYDEERVILQNKVYFMLHKPEGYLCSSQKKFLNDKLVIDLFAHLPYRVFTVGRLDKETTGLLLITNDGDFANKIIHPSYGITKEYLLKVSQDVSDFQLKSFMNGGLIDGSIIKPVSVTKIRRGTLKVVVGEGKKHEVRLLAEIAGLNLLSLARIRIGSLVLGGLPYGGYRELTTSEIDACLHNRDRIKR; encoded by the coding sequence GTGACAAAGATCAGATTGAATAAATTTTTATCCTCGGCGGGAGTGGCTTCACGAAGAGGCTGTGACAAGTTGATTTTTGACGGCAAAATCATGGTTAATGGCGTAGTTGCCGAAGGACCGTTTATTGCCGTCGATCCTCAAAAAGACGTCGTGATGTATGACGAAGAAAGAGTCATATTGCAAAACAAAGTATATTTTATGCTGCATAAACCGGAAGGTTATTTGTGCTCGTCTCAAAAAAAATTTCTTAATGATAAATTGGTTATAGATCTTTTTGCTCATTTGCCCTACAGAGTTTTTACGGTAGGTCGATTGGATAAAGAGACGACCGGTTTGCTTTTGATTACGAATGACGGTGATTTTGCCAATAAAATCATTCATCCTTCATACGGAATTACGAAGGAATATCTTTTAAAGGTGTCGCAAGACGTCTCCGATTTTCAATTAAAGTCTTTTATGAACGGAGGTCTGATTGACGGTTCGATCATAAAACCGGTTTCGGTTACGAAAATACGTAGGGGAACTCTCAAAGTAGTAGTGGGCGAAGGCAAAAAGCATGAAGTTCGCTTGTTAGCCGAAATAGCAGGATTAAACCTATTATCTTTAGCTAGAATTCGTATAGGAAGCTTAGTGCTCGGAGGACTGCCTTACGGCGGATATCGTGAATTGACGACCTCTGAAATCGATGCTTGTTTACATAATCGTGATAGGATAAAAAGATAA